The following DNA comes from Arcobacter cloacae.
CTGTTCCATCAATATTTGGACAAGTAAATCCAGATATTGACACAGGAACTTTATAAACTTTTTGACCAAACTTATTTTTTAAATATCTTCCGATAGTTAATACATTTTTTAATTCACTCATTATGCTTTTACGAAATAATCCCCGTTAAAACTCTCTAAAGCATAATTTCTATCATTTCCAATTGCATTTACTAAATCTTCAACACTTAAATACTCTAAAGAATCCGCTTCTATGTATTTACAAACTTCATCTTTATCCATATTATTAGAAATTAATTCTTCTTTATGTGGTGTATCTATTCCATAATAACAAGGGAATTTTATTTCTGGACTTGCAACTCTAAAATGAACCTCTTTCGCTCCTGCTTCTTTTAAAATCTTTACAATTCTTTTTGAAGTAGTTCCCCTTACTATTGAATCATCAATAACAAGTAAAGATTTCCCTTCAATTAAAGATTTCATAGGACTTAGTTTCATTCTTACTTTTAAATCTCTCATCTCTTGAGTTGGTTCGATAAATGTTCTTCCAACATAGTGATTTCTAATAATTCCATATTCAAAAGGGATTCCACTTTGAGCAGCATATCCTAAAGCTGCTGGAACTCCTGAATCTGGAACAGGAATAACCATATCAACTTTTAAATCTTTACCTTCATCATTAATTGCTAAAGCTCTACCCATATTTTCTCTTGTTCTATACACATTTTTACCATCAATAACTGAATCAGGTCTTGCAAAATATACATATTCAAAAGCACATGGTCTAAATTCACTTTCAAAAAGTTGGATTGATTCAGGTTCTTGTAAATCTTCATCAAAAATCAACATTTCACCTGGTTTTACATCTCTAATAAAATCAGCTCCAACTAAATCAAAAGCACAAGTTTCACTTGCAACTATATATCCACCACTTTTTAATTTCCCTAAAGATAATGGTCTAATTCCATATCTATCTCTTATAACAAACTGCTTACTTCTACTTTGAACAATAAAACAATATGCACCAATAGTTCTGTTTAATGCTTCTTTAATTCTATCTCTTAATCTATCTTTTGTATTTTTTGCAATTAGATGAATTAAATTTTCAGTATCCATTCCTGTTTGGAAAATTGCACCTTTATCAATTAGTTCTTGTCTAACTTCATCTTTATTGATTAGATTTCCATTATGAACTATTGAAATTTCTCCAAGTTTATATTTAGCATATACAGGCTGAGCATCTAAAATAGAGTCTCCACCAGCTGTTGAATATCTATTATGACCTATTGCCATATTTCCTTTTAGATAACTTAATGCCTCTTCAGTAAATACTTCAGATACTAATCCTCTATCTTTTTTTGTATAAATTTTTCCATCACAAGAAGATGAAATACCTGTTGCCTCTTGACCTCTATGTTGCATTGCAAACAAAGCAATTGAAGCTAATCTTGCTGCATTATCATTACCGTAAATTCCAACTATTGCGCACATATTTATTATTCCTTATAGACCTAAAGCGTCATTGATTGAGTATAGTTTTGCTTCTTTTCCAATTATCCATTTTGCAACTTTTATTGCACCCTTTGAAAAAGTGTTTCTAGCTGTTGCTGTGTGATTTAACTCTAAAAATTCACCATCGTTGTATAAACCAACTGTGTGACGTCCAAC
Coding sequences within:
- the purF gene encoding amidophosphoribosyltransferase, translated to MCAIVGIYGNDNAARLASIALFAMQHRGQEATGISSSCDGKIYTKKDRGLVSEVFTEEALSYLKGNMAIGHNRYSTAGGDSILDAQPVYAKYKLGEISIVHNGNLINKDEVRQELIDKGAIFQTGMDTENLIHLIAKNTKDRLRDRIKEALNRTIGAYCFIVQSRSKQFVIRDRYGIRPLSLGKLKSGGYIVASETCAFDLVGADFIRDVKPGEMLIFDEDLQEPESIQLFESEFRPCAFEYVYFARPDSVIDGKNVYRTRENMGRALAINDEGKDLKVDMVIPVPDSGVPAALGYAAQSGIPFEYGIIRNHYVGRTFIEPTQEMRDLKVRMKLSPMKSLIEGKSLLVIDDSIVRGTTSKRIVKILKEAGAKEVHFRVASPEIKFPCYYGIDTPHKEELISNNMDKDEVCKYIEADSLEYLSVEDLVNAIGNDRNYALESFNGDYFVKA